One Archangium lipolyticum DNA segment encodes these proteins:
- a CDS encoding ArsA family ATPase, which yields MNALSEALAKKRVLVCVGSGGVGKTTISATLALRSAVDGRSSLVCTIDPAKRLANSLGLHALGNVEAEVPPSALEPLGVKPRGRLHAMMLDMKQTWDDLILKYAPPDKREKILSNRFYQSLSSALAGSQEYIAMEKLWELRTKRNYELIVLDTPPTAHALDFLEAPNRVLDFLDNEAAKWLLTPALAAGKIGLSLFSLGSSYVAKTISKFTGTETLQELAGFMMAIAPMNESFRERARGVRELLEAESTGFVLVTSPGRERLDEVTHFHRLLKQNRMEVVAVVVNRVHPMPAQALWEEAKGLIPARRAKVEETLRELTVLAEQDARGIAEIQAACDGTPLIQVPRFELDVHDIGALWRTARYLIGDEALPSPAALPAAEARR from the coding sequence ATGAACGCGCTCTCCGAGGCGTTGGCGAAGAAGCGCGTGCTGGTGTGCGTGGGCTCGGGTGGCGTGGGCAAGACGACCATCTCCGCGACGCTGGCGCTGCGCTCGGCGGTGGACGGGCGCAGCAGCCTGGTGTGCACCATCGACCCGGCCAAGCGGCTGGCCAACTCGCTGGGCCTGCACGCGCTGGGCAACGTGGAGGCCGAGGTGCCGCCGTCCGCGCTGGAGCCGCTCGGGGTGAAGCCCCGGGGGCGCCTGCACGCGATGATGCTGGACATGAAGCAGACGTGGGACGACCTCATCCTCAAGTACGCCCCACCGGACAAGCGCGAGAAGATCCTCTCCAACCGCTTCTACCAGTCGCTCTCCAGCGCCCTCGCGGGCAGCCAGGAGTACATCGCGATGGAGAAGCTGTGGGAGCTGCGCACGAAGCGGAACTACGAGCTCATCGTGCTCGACACGCCGCCCACGGCGCACGCGCTGGACTTCCTCGAGGCACCCAACCGGGTGCTGGACTTCCTCGACAACGAGGCGGCCAAGTGGCTGCTCACGCCGGCGCTCGCGGCGGGGAAGATTGGCCTGTCGCTCTTCAGCCTGGGCAGCAGCTACGTGGCGAAGACGATCTCCAAGTTCACGGGCACGGAGACGCTGCAGGAGCTGGCGGGCTTCATGATGGCCATCGCCCCGATGAACGAGAGCTTCCGGGAGCGTGCGCGCGGGGTGCGCGAGCTGCTGGAGGCGGAGTCCACGGGCTTCGTGCTGGTGACGAGCCCCGGACGCGAGCGCCTGGACGAGGTGACGCACTTCCACCGGCTGCTGAAGCAGAACCGGATGGAGGTGGTGGCGGTGGTGGTGAACCGGGTGCACCCGATGCCGGCGCAGGCGCTGTGGGAGGAGGCGAAGGGCCTGATTCCCGCCCGGCGCGCGAAGGTGGAGGAGACGCTGCGGGAGCTGACGGTGCTGGCGGAGCAGGACGCCCGGGGCATCGCGGAAATTCAAGCGGCGTGCGACGGCACCCCGCTCATCCAGGTGCCGCGCTTCGAGCTGGACGTGCACGACATCGGGGCCCTGTGGCGCACGGCGCGCTACCTCATCGGGGACGAAGCGCTCCCCTCCCCCGCCGCGCTCCCCGCGGCAGAGGCCCGGCGGTGA
- a CDS encoding ELWxxDGT repeat protein yields MQQRGFRGPVALVLALLPGLLAGCGPSAVDDVNAPALREDGRALSTGEPYLVRDINPLGQGSRPEAVVVVNGTLFFIRESGPSAGLWKSDGTETGTVLVRSANDFGSARFLTDVGGTLFFYDGLNHALWKSDGTQAGTISIRDDMPQVVATAVVNGRLFLLTNTSLWVSDGTAAGTVPLQSDAFTSARGLVAMNGTLFFSATTSAGVHLWKSDGTASGTAPLKHVSASELTTLQLVPVNGTLFFLVNEFNAIDDSLWRSDGTGEGTFPLKEDVDSFASLVASNGRLFFSSEEELWASDGTKDGTVHVASLDYPLSSLMATPGGVVFSTWRSDQGSELWKSDGTEGGTGLVMDPCPETSFGTPYELASTRNAAFFLISCNPGSTDYALWKSDGTESGTGLVKDGPLRISDGNSSIQETLAVDVNGTLFFWADDGVHGLEPWKSDGTTAGTVLIRDTVPARAGSDPEHLVAVGNTVFFSANDGSNSRRLWKSDGSAAGTTRLNAYSTDDLTAVNGKLFFTQGQTLVTSDGTNAGTVQLRTFSSPTGAPSILSALVDFGGTLFFTVWDNTHAELWKSDGSAAGTVRVKELFTGFSGKINHPVVMNGTLFFIVGDFSERLELWKSDGTAAGTARVKLLLQKDASINAAGVRSMAAVSGKLFLLLQPLSSKNLPLQLWRSDGTEAGTQPFPELFSKTKSPEALVGVDGTLFLVSGRGFELWKSDGTVEGTSLVRQLLPVSGNDYPTLGSMGNVRGRLYLTLYAPARARWELWRSDGTVEGTGLVQPLELGEMNHPNAYSLATFVEAGKRLFFVNDGGEGREPWALPLAPVECPIGLPAVEATSPEGARVDFPAFQRAGDVSASLPVSTSIASGSLFPMGTTQVTLTASDPAYPASTCTFSITVQDTTAPDLRCPETVRVEAPGEAKVDYPPATATDAVSSPVLEYSIASGSTFPNGSTSVEVKATDAAGNKRSCSFNVVVQPEPQGCGCGATSPSAALGWLLALIPLVARRRLLASR; encoded by the coding sequence ATGCAACAGAGAGGATTCCGGGGGCCGGTGGCCCTCGTGCTGGCGCTCCTGCCGGGGCTGCTGGCCGGGTGTGGTCCATCCGCCGTCGATGACGTGAACGCACCCGCGCTCCGCGAGGACGGCCGGGCGCTGTCCACTGGCGAGCCGTACCTGGTGCGCGACATCAATCCCCTGGGGCAGGGCTCACGGCCCGAGGCGGTGGTGGTCGTCAACGGCACGCTCTTCTTCATTCGCGAGAGCGGCCCCAGCGCGGGCCTGTGGAAGAGCGATGGGACGGAAACGGGCACGGTGCTCGTACGGAGCGCCAACGACTTCGGAAGCGCCAGGTTCCTCACGGACGTGGGCGGGACGCTGTTCTTCTACGACGGCCTCAATCACGCCTTGTGGAAGAGCGATGGAACGCAGGCGGGCACGATCAGCATCCGGGACGACATGCCCCAGGTGGTGGCGACGGCGGTGGTGAACGGCCGGCTCTTCCTGCTCACCAACACCTCGCTCTGGGTGAGCGATGGCACCGCGGCCGGGACGGTCCCCCTCCAGAGCGACGCGTTCACCTCCGCTCGTGGGCTGGTGGCCATGAATGGCACGCTCTTCTTCTCCGCCACCACGAGCGCGGGCGTCCACCTCTGGAAGAGCGACGGCACGGCCTCCGGTACGGCGCCGCTGAAGCACGTATCGGCCTCGGAGCTCACCACCCTCCAGCTGGTGCCCGTCAACGGCACGCTCTTCTTCCTGGTCAACGAATTCAACGCCATCGATGACTCGTTGTGGAGGAGCGACGGCACCGGGGAGGGAACCTTCCCGCTCAAGGAGGATGTCGACAGCTTCGCGTCCCTGGTGGCCTCGAACGGGCGGCTCTTCTTCTCGAGCGAGGAAGAGCTGTGGGCGAGTGATGGGACGAAGGACGGGACGGTGCACGTCGCGAGCCTCGACTACCCCCTCTCCTCCTTGATGGCGACACCGGGAGGAGTCGTCTTCTCCACCTGGCGGAGCGACCAGGGGAGCGAGCTGTGGAAGAGCGACGGCACGGAGGGCGGCACGGGGCTCGTCATGGACCCCTGTCCTGAAACCAGCTTCGGCACCCCGTACGAGCTGGCGAGCACACGAAACGCGGCGTTCTTCCTCATCAGCTGCAACCCCGGTAGCACCGACTACGCGCTGTGGAAGAGCGACGGCACGGAGAGTGGCACGGGGCTCGTGAAGGACGGCCCCCTGCGGATCTCCGACGGCAACTCGTCCATCCAAGAGACCCTCGCGGTGGACGTGAATGGGACGCTCTTCTTCTGGGCCGATGACGGCGTCCACGGCCTCGAGCCTTGGAAGAGTGACGGCACGACCGCGGGCACCGTGCTCATCCGGGACACCGTGCCGGCCCGCGCGGGCTCGGATCCCGAGCACCTGGTGGCCGTCGGAAACACGGTCTTCTTCAGCGCCAACGATGGGTCCAACAGCAGGAGGCTGTGGAAGAGCGATGGCTCGGCCGCTGGCACGACGCGCCTCAACGCCTACAGCACAGACGACCTGACCGCCGTGAACGGGAAGCTCTTCTTCACCCAGGGCCAGACCCTTGTCACGAGCGACGGGACGAATGCGGGCACGGTGCAGCTCCGCACCTTCTCCAGCCCCACGGGCGCCCCCTCCATCCTCTCCGCGCTGGTGGACTTCGGCGGAACGCTCTTCTTCACCGTCTGGGACAACACCCACGCCGAGCTGTGGAAGAGCGATGGCTCGGCCGCGGGCACGGTGCGCGTGAAGGAGCTCTTCACCGGTTTCTCGGGGAAGATCAACCACCCGGTGGTCATGAACGGGACCCTCTTCTTCATCGTCGGCGACTTCTCGGAGCGTCTGGAGCTGTGGAAGAGCGACGGCACTGCGGCCGGAACGGCACGGGTGAAGCTCCTGTTGCAGAAGGACGCGAGCATCAACGCGGCCGGGGTGCGGAGCATGGCGGCGGTGAGCGGGAAGCTCTTCCTCCTCCTGCAACCACTCTCCTCCAAAAATCTCCCGCTCCAGCTGTGGCGGAGCGATGGGACGGAGGCCGGGACCCAGCCCTTCCCGGAGCTCTTCTCCAAGACGAAGAGCCCGGAGGCGCTCGTGGGGGTCGACGGTACGCTCTTCCTGGTGTCCGGCCGAGGCTTCGAGCTGTGGAAGAGCGACGGCACGGTGGAGGGCACGAGCCTCGTCCGGCAGCTCCTCCCCGTCTCGGGGAACGACTATCCGACCCTCGGGTCCATGGGAAACGTGAGGGGACGGCTGTACCTGACCCTCTACGCCCCCGCGCGCGCCCGGTGGGAGTTGTGGCGGAGTGATGGAACGGTGGAGGGAACGGGCCTGGTACAACCGCTCGAGCTCGGTGAGATGAACCATCCCAACGCCTACTCCCTGGCCACCTTCGTGGAGGCAGGCAAGCGGCTCTTCTTCGTCAACGACGGAGGAGAGGGCCGGGAGCCCTGGGCACTGCCACTGGCGCCCGTCGAGTGTCCGATCGGCCTGCCCGCGGTGGAGGCCACGAGCCCGGAGGGCGCCCGCGTGGACTTCCCCGCCTTCCAGCGGGCCGGAGACGTCTCTGCCTCGCTGCCGGTCAGCACCAGCATCGCCTCGGGGAGCCTGTTCCCGATGGGCACGACCCAGGTGACGCTCACCGCGTCCGACCCGGCCTACCCCGCTTCCACGTGCACCTTCTCCATCACCGTCCAGGACACCACCGCGCCTGACCTGCGGTGCCCGGAGACGGTAAGGGTGGAGGCCCCGGGTGAGGCGAAGGTCGACTACCCGCCCGCCACGGCCACGGACGCGGTGTCCTCGCCGGTGCTGGAGTACAGCATCGCGTCCGGGAGCACCTTCCCCAACGGTTCCACCTCCGTGGAGGTCAAGGCGACAGACGCGGCTGGCAACAAGCGCAGCTGTTCCTTCAACGTCGTCGTCCAACCCGAGCCCCAGGGTTGCGGCTGCGGAGCGACCTCTCCCTCGGCGGCGCTGGGGTGGCTGCTGGCGCTCATTCCGCTGGTGGCGCGCCGCCGGCTGCTCGCGTCCCGCTGA
- a CDS encoding endonuclease V — protein sequence MLACLDVDYRPEVTVAACVLFRDWGDATEASHLVERGPPAEPYEPGQFYRRELPHLLKVLAAVPEPLEAVVIDGYVWLGEERPGLGAHLYEALGRRLPIIGVAKTAFHAHVAVPVLRGESRRPLFVTAAGMEASTAAGHVQRMHGASRIPTLLGRVDRLCRDS from the coding sequence ATGTTGGCCTGTCTGGACGTGGATTACCGACCCGAGGTCACCGTGGCCGCCTGTGTGCTCTTCCGGGACTGGGGGGATGCCACCGAGGCCTCTCACCTGGTGGAGCGAGGCCCTCCCGCCGAGCCCTATGAGCCCGGGCAGTTCTACCGCCGGGAGCTGCCCCACCTGTTGAAGGTGCTCGCCGCCGTGCCGGAGCCGCTCGAGGCCGTGGTCATCGATGGGTACGTGTGGCTCGGCGAGGAGCGGCCTGGGCTCGGCGCGCACCTGTACGAGGCGCTCGGGCGGCGCCTCCCCATCATCGGCGTGGCGAAGACGGCGTTCCACGCCCATGTGGCGGTGCCCGTGCTGCGGGGGGAGAGCCGGCGCCCCCTGTTCGTCACGGCGGCGGGGATGGAGGCCAGCACCGCCGCCGGGCACGTCCAGAGGATGCACGGGGCCTCGCGCATCCCCACGCTGCTGGGCCGGGTGGACCGGCTGTGCCGCGACTCCTGA